A single window of Acidobacteriota bacterium DNA harbors:
- a CDS encoding four helix bundle protein: protein MSIESHRDLLVWQLAMRLAADVETIAARLPVHERYGLASQLRRAATSIPLNIAEGWARPTRVYINHLSIALGSEAELKTQLELAVKMKLLSASEAEPLLATASEVGRMLNGLTKGLRAHLSRPHP from the coding sequence ATGTCCATCGAATCACACCGAGACTTGCTGGTCTGGCAACTGGCCATGCGGCTAGCGGCGGACGTCGAGACCATCGCCGCCCGTCTTCCCGTTCACGAGCGCTACGGCCTCGCGTCTCAACTTCGCCGGGCCGCCACTTCTATTCCCTTAAACATCGCCGAGGGCTGGGCACGCCCCACGCGCGTGTACATCAACCACCTCAGCATCGCCCTTGGGTCAGAAGCTGAACTGAAGACCCAACTGGAACTTGCGGTGAAGATGAAACTGCTGTCGGCCAGCGAAGCCGAACCACTGCTGGCAACGGCGAGCGAAGTCGGTCGAATGCTGAATGGATTGACGAAGGGTCTCCGAGCTCACCTTTCGCGACCGCACCCCTGA
- a CDS encoding Uma2 family endonuclease translates to MPTTERETRLTYDDFVRFPDDGLRHELIDGVHYVTPSPATRHQQLSGRLHLAIGIYLEAHPEAGHVFYAPFDVIFSRWDVVEPDLLFIAADQLEILTHANVQGAPALVVEILSPGTRKRDLGIKRALFERGGVREYWVVDSKAEDVAIYRRDAASRLVPLGSLKAVDGSVLATPLLPGFELPLAKLFAPLLPDRG, encoded by the coding sequence ATGCCCACAACCGAGCGCGAGACGCGACTTACGTACGACGACTTCGTTCGGTTCCCGGACGATGGGCTGCGGCACGAGCTCATCGATGGGGTGCACTACGTGACCCCGTCTCCGGCCACGCGGCACCAGCAGTTGTCGGGCCGGCTGCACCTGGCCATCGGGATCTATCTTGAAGCGCATCCCGAAGCCGGTCACGTGTTCTATGCGCCGTTCGACGTCATTTTCTCCCGGTGGGATGTCGTCGAGCCTGACCTGCTGTTCATCGCTGCGGATCAGCTTGAGATCCTGACCCACGCCAACGTGCAAGGTGCGCCGGCCCTGGTCGTCGAGATTCTCTCGCCCGGCACGCGCAAGCGCGACCTGGGCATCAAGCGAGCGCTGTTCGAGCGTGGCGGCGTTCGTGAGTACTGGGTGGTGGATTCTAAGGCCGAAGACGTGGCGATTTATCGCCGTGACGCCGCCAGCCGCCTGGTGCCGCTTGGGTCCTTGAAAGCCGTCGATGGGTCGGTGCTGGCGACGCCGTTGCTGCCCGGGTTCGAACTGCCGCTCGCGAAGCTGTTTGCTCCGTTACTTCCGGACCGTGGCTAG
- a CDS encoding nuclear transport factor 2 family protein, producing the protein MPKVPWGMRAGAMLVLMCIGAGAKASQVSDDETRIRAARERSNAAIAKHDVAAIAAHWMLDFHVVTSTSAQASGREAYAKRMAETFARRPDTVWVRTPATVDVFAPWTVASERGEWTGRWTEPDGVVEIGGTYLAQWRRVDGVWLIQAELFVPTHCRGSAYCAKRP; encoded by the coding sequence GTGCCTAAGGTGCCTTGGGGGATGCGTGCCGGTGCCATGTTGGTGCTGATGTGTATTGGTGCTGGTGCGAAGGCTAGCCAGGTGTCGGACGACGAGACCAGGATTCGTGCCGCGCGAGAGCGATCGAACGCGGCCATTGCCAAGCACGATGTCGCCGCGATTGCCGCGCACTGGATGCTGGACTTCCACGTTGTGACCTCGACGAGCGCCCAGGCCTCTGGCCGCGAGGCCTACGCGAAGCGGATGGCGGAAACCTTCGCGCGACGGCCCGACACCGTCTGGGTTCGCACGCCAGCGACGGTAGACGTGTTCGCACCCTGGACTGTGGCGTCGGAACGAGGGGAGTGGACGGGCCGCTGGACTGAGCCGGATGGTGTTGTTGAGATCGGCGGTACCTACCTGGCCCAATGGCGCAGGGTGGATGGCGTCTGGCTGATCCAGGCCGAGCTGTTCGTGCCCACACACTGCCGCGGCTCGGCGTACTGCGCGAAGCGGCCTTAG
- a CDS encoding PQQ-binding-like beta-propeller repeat protein, with protein sequence MKVPKVPKVLRGVIAAILLTAAAVAEAQVRSGDWTQWRGPKRDGVVPHFVAPAKWPEQLTRRWTAEVGTGHATPLLVGNRIFMFSRRGDNEVLAAFDAATGEELWATGYPAPYTPNRLAIDHGQGPKSTPLFVEGRIFTLGISGILSAFAAETGRRLWHKPAPPAAPTYSTSQSPLFENGQVIVHVGGYGKGALTSFNPATGAVNWEWTGDGPAYGSPIVVELAGTRQVITFTENMLVGVSAATGELLWSRPFHSARDVQAITPLVYHDTIIVTAFESGITAIRVNKRDGKWGTDNAWKNDEQYSRFSNAVIVGDAYFALSGKSGGMFMYLDAKTGEVLWKGEPRTAENAAIARAGNILFALKDDGELVVADGSNPKAFTPLGRYQLSDSATWAAPSISGNRLFVKALTALTLWTID encoded by the coding sequence ATGAAAGTGCCAAAGGTGCCAAAGGTGCTGAGAGGAGTCATCGCCGCCATTCTGCTGACCGCGGCGGCCGTGGCGGAGGCGCAGGTGCGGTCCGGCGACTGGACGCAGTGGCGCGGTCCCAAACGAGACGGGGTCGTCCCGCACTTCGTGGCGCCCGCGAAGTGGCCGGAGCAACTGACGCGCCGATGGACGGCCGAGGTCGGCACCGGCCATGCGACACCGCTCCTGGTGGGCAATCGCATCTTCATGTTCAGCCGCCGCGGCGACAACGAGGTGCTCGCCGCTTTCGACGCGGCCACCGGCGAGGAACTGTGGGCCACGGGATACCCGGCGCCGTACACGCCGAATCGCCTGGCCATCGACCATGGACAGGGTCCCAAGTCGACACCGCTGTTCGTGGAGGGCCGCATCTTCACGCTCGGCATCAGCGGCATCCTGTCGGCGTTCGCGGCCGAGACCGGGCGACGGCTGTGGCACAAGCCGGCACCGCCGGCGGCGCCGACCTACAGCACCTCGCAATCGCCATTGTTCGAGAACGGCCAGGTGATCGTGCACGTCGGCGGATACGGCAAGGGCGCCCTGACCTCGTTCAACCCGGCCACCGGCGCGGTGAACTGGGAGTGGACCGGCGATGGTCCCGCTTACGGCTCGCCCATCGTCGTGGAGTTGGCGGGGACCCGGCAGGTGATCACCTTTACCGAAAACATGCTGGTGGGAGTGTCGGCCGCGACGGGCGAGCTGCTGTGGAGCCGCCCATTTCACTCCGCCCGCGACGTGCAGGCCATCACGCCACTCGTCTACCACGACACCATCATCGTCACGGCCTTCGAGAGCGGGATCACCGCCATCCGGGTGAACAAGCGCGATGGCAAGTGGGGCACCGACAACGCCTGGAAAAACGACGAGCAGTACAGCCGGTTCAGCAACGCGGTCATCGTCGGCGATGCGTACTTCGCGCTGTCAGGCAAGAGCGGCGGGATGTTCATGTATCTCGATGCGAAGACCGGCGAGGTGCTGTGGAAGGGCGAGCCCCGCACCGCCGAGAACGCGGCGATCGCCCGCGCCGGCAACATCCTGTTCGCGCTGAAAGACGATGGCGAGTTGGTGGTGGCGGATGGGAGCAATCCGAAGGCGTTCACGCCGCTGGGCCGGTATCAACTGTCAGACTCGGCGACCTGGGCCGCGCCGTCGATTTCTGGTAACCGGCTGTTCGTGAAGGCGCTGACGGCGCTGACGCTGTGGACGATCGACTAG
- a CDS encoding GxxExxY protein: protein MARRLDVVGGMNTPQPGYDERTFAIIGAAMEVHRVLRRGFLEAIYYEALGLEFTRRKIPYVTQVPCSVEYKGQRLHGFYKLDFVCFGSVIVEVKASSATAPADYAQVLNYLALSGHQIALLLNFGRPSLEYRRFALSEEA, encoded by the coding sequence GTGGCACGCCGATTGGATGTTGTGGGTGGCATGAACACTCCACAACCCGGATACGACGAGCGAACATTCGCAATCATTGGTGCGGCGATGGAGGTCCACCGGGTCCTGCGCAGGGGGTTTCTCGAAGCGATCTACTACGAAGCCTTAGGCCTTGAGTTCACGCGCAGGAAGATTCCCTATGTGACCCAGGTGCCTTGCTCGGTCGAGTACAAAGGGCAACGACTCCACGGCTTCTACAAGCTGGACTTCGTTTGTTTCGGCAGCGTGATCGTGGAAGTCAAGGCCAGTTCAGCCACGGCGCCAGCCGATTACGCGCAGGTCCTGAACTATCTGGCACTCAGCGGCCACCAGATCGCGTTGTTGCTTAACTTCGGACGTCCATCTCTGGAGTACCGCCGCTTCGCGCTGAGCGAGGAGGCCTGA
- a CDS encoding alkyl sulfatase dimerization domain-containing protein, translating into MLRPEVGMGVSSIGVRAVLVGVVIAVGGGSAHAQSPSPPPTPNAAAPAVRAVYEAALRDLPFTDQQDFADARRGFIATLPAGQDTRRYGFLADEKVPDTVHPSLWRLARLNAINGLFEVVPGIYQVRGLALANVTFIEGATGVIIVDPLGSVGAARASLDLYFAHRPTRPIAAVIYTHSHSDHYGGVRGVADEAEVTAGRTAIVAPAGFMNAVIAESVVAGNAMARRATYQFGTSLPRGERGSVDAGLGKIDGVGAVGRSVMAPTMSIVQPIETHTIDGVPIVFQLTPATEAPAEMHLFFPRHRVLNLAENATKTMHNLLPFRGTEVRDSSAWSKYLGAALDRFGPDTDILIAQHHWPTWGKERVARALANQRDLYKYIHDQSVRLMNHGYTPAEISEELVLPPGLANDWAARGYYGTLSHNAKAVYQKYLGWYDANPANLNPLPEREASKKYVEYFGSVASVMGKARSDYAKGEYRWVVEVMRHVVYADPSNTEARHLAADAFEQLGYASEAATWRNAYLVGAQELRQGPLAPRTAVLDPEMVRAMRATEVFDVLGTHVNGPRAWSREVVVNWTLTGRAEEVAVTLRNGALTYVAGARAANAGASVTLSRETFDAIVLGRRSLAEVVKLGAARVEGDLAAATMLFELLDRFDAGFAIVEPRRP; encoded by the coding sequence ATGCTGCGCCCCGAGGTGGGCATGGGCGTGTCGAGCATTGGAGTTCGTGCGGTTCTGGTAGGTGTCGTCATCGCGGTCGGTGGCGGATCGGCTCACGCGCAATCGCCCTCGCCGCCCCCGACGCCCAACGCCGCCGCGCCCGCGGTGCGAGCGGTCTATGAGGCGGCGCTTCGCGATCTGCCTTTCACCGATCAGCAGGACTTCGCTGACGCGCGTCGCGGGTTCATCGCCACGCTGCCGGCGGGGCAGGACACGCGCCGCTACGGCTTCCTCGCCGACGAGAAGGTCCCCGACACCGTGCACCCCAGCCTGTGGCGGCTGGCGCGGCTGAACGCCATCAACGGCCTGTTTGAGGTCGTGCCGGGCATCTACCAGGTGCGCGGGCTCGCGCTCGCGAACGTCACCTTCATCGAAGGCGCGACGGGCGTGATCATCGTCGATCCGCTGGGCTCGGTGGGTGCGGCCCGCGCCTCGCTCGACTTGTATTTCGCCCACCGGCCCACGCGGCCCATCGCCGCTGTGATCTACACCCACAGCCACAGCGATCACTACGGCGGTGTCCGCGGCGTGGCGGACGAAGCCGAGGTGACGGCGGGACGCACGGCGATCGTTGCCCCGGCGGGTTTCATGAACGCGGTGATCGCCGAGAGCGTGGTCGCCGGCAACGCCATGGCCCGGCGCGCGACCTATCAGTTCGGCACGTCTTTGCCGCGCGGTGAGCGCGGATCGGTGGATGCGGGACTGGGCAAGATCGACGGCGTCGGCGCAGTGGGACGGTCGGTCATGGCGCCGACGATGTCGATCGTGCAGCCGATCGAGACGCACACGATCGACGGCGTGCCGATCGTGTTCCAGCTGACGCCGGCGACCGAAGCGCCGGCCGAGATGCACCTGTTCTTCCCCAGGCATCGCGTCCTGAACCTGGCCGAGAACGCCACTAAGACCATGCACAACCTGCTGCCGTTTCGCGGCACCGAGGTCAGGGATTCCAGCGCCTGGTCGAAGTACCTGGGCGCCGCGCTCGACCGGTTCGGTCCCGACACCGACATCCTGATCGCGCAGCACCACTGGCCGACGTGGGGGAAAGAGCGGGTCGCGCGCGCCCTTGCGAACCAGCGGGACCTCTACAAGTACATCCACGATCAGAGCGTGCGGCTGATGAACCACGGCTATACGCCGGCAGAGATCTCCGAGGAGCTCGTGTTGCCGCCGGGCCTGGCCAACGACTGGGCCGCGCGTGGCTACTACGGCACGCTGTCGCACAACGCCAAGGCGGTGTATCAGAAGTATCTCGGCTGGTACGACGCGAATCCCGCCAACTTGAATCCACTGCCGGAACGGGAGGCGTCCAAGAAGTACGTCGAGTATTTCGGTAGTGTCGCGTCCGTGATGGGGAAGGCGCGATCCGACTATGCGAAAGGGGAGTATCGCTGGGTAGTCGAGGTCATGCGCCACGTGGTGTATGCCGACCCCTCGAACACTGAGGCGCGTCACCTGGCGGCCGATGCGTTCGAGCAACTGGGCTACGCCTCGGAAGCGGCGACCTGGCGGAACGCGTATCTGGTGGGGGCCCAGGAGCTGCGCCAGGGTCCGCTGGCGCCGCGGACCGCGGTCTTGGATCCCGAGATGGTGCGGGCGATGCGGGCCACCGAGGTCTTCGACGTGCTGGGTACCCACGTGAACGGCCCGCGCGCGTGGTCGCGTGAGGTGGTTGTCAACTGGACCCTGACCGGCCGGGCGGAAGAGGTGGCGGTTACCTTGCGCAACGGTGCCCTTACCTATGTGGCGGGTGCGCGGGCGGCAAACGCCGGCGCCTCAGTAACGCTGTCGCGCGAGACGTTCGACGCCATCGTGCTTGGACGACGGTCGCTAGCTGAGGTAGTGAAGCTGGGAGCGGCCAGGGTCGAGGGCGACCTCGCTGCCGCGACAATGCTCTTTGAGTTACTCGACCGGTTTGATGCAGGGTTTGCCATCGTCGAACCGCGCCGTCCCTGA
- a CDS encoding DEAD/DEAH box helicase — translation MPFVSLGLTPALCNPLAKLGYTSPTPVQLKSIPVVLTGKDLLARAQTGTGKTAAFGLPMIQRLQIPGGAPAGTRKPRALVLVPTRELALQVHKSLSTYGVPANMRVTAIFGGVSIVPQKRDLQRGVDIIVATPGRLLDHMEQRTVDLSGVEILCLDEADRMLDMGFLPPLKRILKVLPRDRQTLLFSATISPEVVRLSADFTRDPQRVDVSEGQVMAQTVTHVVHPVSDQRKGDLLTHILVQKPTGQALVFCRTKHGSNRVGQYLERAGVKAAVIHGNKSQGARTKALSDFKAGHVNVLVATDIAARGLDIVQLPLVVNFDLPMVAEDYIHRAGRTGRAGLSGRAISLVSPADRDLLRDIQRLLPTPVEHVVVEAFPTTAGSHEALPEAGRRHQGSRNNRGSSNGPRSGARQGSGGPGRRPSARAGRFGARS, via the coding sequence ATGCCGTTCGTGTCTCTCGGGCTCACGCCCGCTCTTTGTAATCCGCTGGCCAAGCTGGGCTATACCTCGCCCACGCCGGTGCAGCTCAAGTCCATCCCGGTCGTCCTCACGGGCAAGGACCTGCTCGCTCGCGCGCAGACCGGCACCGGCAAGACCGCCGCGTTCGGCCTGCCGATGATCCAGCGGCTGCAGATTCCCGGCGGCGCACCTGCCGGCACGCGCAAGCCGAGGGCGCTGGTCCTGGTGCCCACCCGTGAGCTCGCGCTCCAGGTGCACAAGTCGCTCAGCACCTACGGCGTGCCCGCGAACATGCGCGTCACCGCGATCTTCGGCGGCGTCTCGATCGTCCCGCAGAAGCGCGACCTGCAGCGCGGCGTCGACATCATTGTCGCGACGCCCGGCCGCCTGCTCGATCACATGGAGCAGCGCACCGTTGACCTGTCGGGCGTGGAGATTCTCTGCCTGGACGAGGCCGACCGCATGCTCGACATGGGCTTTCTGCCGCCGCTGAAGCGCATTCTCAAGGTGCTGCCGCGTGATCGCCAGACGCTGCTGTTTTCGGCGACGATCTCGCCGGAAGTCGTTCGCCTGTCCGCCGACTTCACCCGCGACCCGCAGCGCGTGGACGTGTCCGAGGGCCAGGTGATGGCGCAGACGGTGACGCACGTGGTGCATCCGGTGTCGGATCAGCGGAAGGGTGACTTGCTCACGCACATCCTGGTGCAGAAGCCGACGGGCCAGGCCCTGGTGTTCTGCAGGACCAAGCACGGCTCGAACCGCGTGGGCCAGTACCTCGAGCGCGCCGGCGTCAAGGCCGCCGTGATCCACGGCAACAAGAGCCAGGGCGCGCGCACCAAGGCACTCAGCGACTTCAAGGCCGGGCACGTCAACGTGCTCGTGGCCACCGACATCGCCGCGCGCGGGCTCGACATCGTCCAGTTGCCGCTGGTGGTGAACTTCGACCTGCCGATGGTGGCCGAGGACTACATCCACCGCGCCGGCCGGACCGGCCGCGCCGGCCTGTCCGGCCGCGCCATTTCACTGGTGTCGCCGGCGGATCGCGATCTGCTGCGCGATATCCAGCGCTTGCTGCCCACTCCCGTCGAGCACGTGGTGGTGGAAGCCTTCCCGACTACCGCGGGGTCGCACGAGGCACTGCCCGAAGCAGGCCGGCGTCACCAGGGTAGCCGGAACAACCGTGGGTCCAGCAATGGACCCCGTTCGGGGGCGCGTCAGGGGTCCGGTGGACCCGGACGCCGTCCGTCGGCTCGAGCGGGACGCTTCGGCGCCCGCTCGTAG
- a CDS encoding peptidyl-alpha-hydroxyglycine alpha-amidating lyase family protein, which yields MQPLRMLAFATAALLSAPLLAQQGGQPRNDLPQPYTTTRTWGELPPGVKWAAVTAIEPAPDGTIYVVHRCFENSCAGRTEAPILKYNAAGKLLASFGQGQLIFPHGGTVDREGNLWMTDAGSAPGKGHQAIKFSPDGKILMTLGKAGVSGSGPDLFDQPTDVVVAPNGDLFITDSHRNGKNNRVMHFTRDGKFIKQWGRKGQGRGELSEPHTIAMDSRGRLFVGDRENNRIVIYNQDGQVLDEWRQFGRPSGIVITSDDTIYVADSESWGTDTGARELPGVKKGIRIGSARDGQVTAFIEDQESTAADHAGAEGVGVDAAGHVYGGVVRRRMLERHVKK from the coding sequence ATGCAGCCACTTCGAATGCTTGCCTTCGCCACTGCGGCGTTGCTCTCGGCGCCACTCCTTGCACAGCAGGGCGGCCAGCCGCGCAACGATCTGCCGCAGCCCTACACCACCACTCGTACGTGGGGTGAGTTGCCGCCTGGCGTGAAATGGGCCGCGGTGACCGCGATCGAACCCGCGCCCGATGGCACGATCTACGTCGTCCACCGGTGTTTCGAAAACTCGTGCGCGGGACGAACCGAGGCGCCCATCCTCAAGTACAACGCCGCCGGCAAGCTGCTGGCCAGCTTCGGCCAGGGGCAACTGATCTTTCCGCACGGCGGCACCGTCGATCGCGAGGGCAACTTGTGGATGACCGACGCCGGCAGCGCGCCCGGCAAGGGCCATCAAGCCATAAAGTTCAGTCCCGACGGGAAGATCCTGATGACGCTCGGCAAGGCCGGCGTCAGCGGCTCGGGCCCAGACCTGTTCGACCAGCCGACCGACGTAGTGGTGGCGCCGAACGGCGATCTCTTCATCACTGACAGCCATCGCAACGGCAAGAACAACCGCGTGATGCACTTCACCAGGGACGGCAAGTTCATCAAGCAGTGGGGGCGCAAGGGGCAGGGCCGTGGCGAACTGAGCGAACCCCACACCATTGCCATGGACTCCCGAGGTCGCTTGTTCGTCGGCGATCGCGAGAACAACCGCATTGTCATCTACAACCAGGACGGACAGGTGCTGGACGAGTGGCGGCAGTTCGGCCGGCCGAGCGGGATCGTGATCACGAGCGACGACACCATCTATGTCGCCGATTCCGAGTCGTGGGGCACCGACACCGGCGCGCGCGAACTGCCCGGCGTCAAGAAGGGCATCCGCATCGGCAGCGCGCGCGATGGCCAGGTCACAGCGTTCATCGAAGATCAGGAGTCGACCGCAGCGGATCACGCGGGCGCCGAAGGCGTCGGTGTCGATGCCGCCGGCCACGTCTACGGCGGGGTCGTCCGGCGACGCATGCTGGAACGGCACGTAAAGAAGTAG
- a CDS encoding GNAT family N-acetyltransferase, translating into MPLLTDKTAIRAILRRDPVWGVYALGDLAPRMFPKTQWFSPGFSPGFGPDLALVLHDFDTSILFAIGTGAVREALGHVRWPVHLQVQQDALDEVARYAVIESQCHMWRMGWNGPPEGGRHIDQGQNRTATSARRLGAADVPALLKLYADGEATGESPDFFYPSMVTDGVFFGVYDGGVLVAAAGTHLFAPEEHAVAIGNIYTMRDRRGRGLGATVTRAVLDEVKDGGTVGLNVRAGNHAALHLYESLGFVRHCLFVEGLATVRK; encoded by the coding sequence ATGCCGTTGCTCACTGACAAGACAGCGATCCGCGCGATTCTGCGCCGCGACCCGGTCTGGGGGGTCTACGCCCTGGGCGATTTGGCGCCGCGGATGTTTCCGAAGACACAGTGGTTTTCTCCGGGGTTTTCTCCGGGATTCGGGCCGGACCTCGCGCTCGTGCTGCACGACTTCGACACCAGCATTCTCTTCGCCATCGGCACGGGCGCCGTGCGCGAGGCCCTCGGCCATGTGCGGTGGCCAGTCCATCTGCAGGTGCAGCAGGACGCTCTGGACGAGGTGGCGCGATACGCCGTGATCGAGAGCCAGTGCCACATGTGGCGCATGGGGTGGAATGGTCCGCCTGAAGGCGGACGCCACATTGACCAGGGACAAAACCGGACCGCAACGTCCGCGCGACGTCTCGGTGCGGCTGATGTGCCCGCGTTACTGAAGCTGTATGCGGATGGCGAGGCGACCGGAGAGTCGCCCGACTTCTTCTATCCGTCGATGGTGACCGATGGTGTGTTCTTCGGTGTCTACGACGGCGGCGTGCTGGTCGCGGCCGCCGGCACGCACCTGTTTGCTCCTGAAGAACACGCTGTGGCAATTGGCAACATCTATACGATGCGCGATCGCCGCGGCCGTGGACTGGGCGCCACGGTCACTCGCGCCGTGCTCGACGAGGTGAAGGATGGCGGCACCGTCGGCCTGAATGTCCGGGCCGGCAACCACGCAGCCCTCCACCTCTACGAATCGCTGGGCTTCGTCCGCCACTGCCTGTTTGTCGAGGGGCTAGCCACGGTCCGGAAGTAA
- a CDS encoding serine hydrolase domain-containing protein — protein MITRQAVLAVAAVAVAGLVGLRADDPLTSPESVGFSANGLKAYQQAMRALVDEGKLAGVTTLVARHGKVVQFDAYGVQDLETKKPVTKDTIFRIASMTKPIAGVAMMMLWEEGKWSLEDPVAKHIPEFANLKVATPAGEVAQATPMTMRQLMSHTAGFDVSGGYSKRPISDRSQPLQAMIDKLAKLPLAAQPGTDWRYGPSVDIQGYLVEKLSGQPLDVFLRTKLFEPLGMKDTGFWVEPSKADRVTKIFTYGPDKRIMTAPTQGDPTSKPVFLSGSGGLLSTTDDYRRFAQMLLDGGQGNGKRLLKASTVELMRTNVLADGVTVDLYGPNVNVGGIGFGLDFAIILDPAKANTPEGKNSFYWGGAFGTWFWIDPVNDLIAVGMMQNLAGSTPTGGSPQVRPLSRRLVYEALVDPKK, from the coding sequence GTGATTACTCGACAGGCAGTTCTGGCGGTGGCGGCGGTCGCGGTGGCCGGCCTCGTAGGACTGCGCGCGGACGATCCATTGACGTCCCCCGAGTCGGTTGGCTTCTCGGCCAACGGGCTGAAGGCCTACCAGCAGGCCATGCGTGCTCTGGTGGACGAGGGCAAGCTCGCCGGTGTCACCACGCTGGTGGCCCGTCACGGCAAGGTGGTCCAGTTCGACGCGTATGGTGTGCAGGATCTGGAAACGAAGAAGCCTGTCACCAAGGACACCATCTTCCGAATTGCCTCGATGACCAAGCCCATCGCCGGCGTCGCCATGATGATGCTGTGGGAAGAAGGCAAGTGGTCGCTCGAGGACCCGGTCGCGAAGCACATTCCCGAGTTTGCCAACCTGAAGGTGGCCACCCCAGCCGGTGAGGTCGCGCAAGCGACGCCGATGACGATGCGCCAGTTGATGAGCCACACAGCGGGCTTCGACGTGAGTGGCGGATACAGCAAGCGCCCGATTAGCGATCGCAGTCAACCGCTGCAGGCCATGATCGACAAGCTGGCCAAGCTGCCGCTTGCCGCGCAGCCCGGCACCGATTGGCGTTACGGTCCGAGCGTCGACATCCAGGGCTACCTCGTCGAGAAGCTGTCGGGCCAGCCACTGGACGTGTTCCTGCGGACGAAGCTCTTCGAGCCGCTCGGCATGAAGGACACCGGGTTCTGGGTCGAGCCCTCCAAGGCGGATCGGGTGACGAAGATATTCACCTACGGTCCGGACAAACGAATCATGACCGCGCCGACACAGGGTGATCCCACCTCGAAGCCGGTGTTTCTATCCGGCAGTGGGGGGTTGCTGTCGACGACGGACGACTATCGGAGATTTGCGCAGATGCTGCTCGACGGCGGCCAGGGCAACGGCAAACGCCTGCTGAAGGCGTCCACCGTCGAGTTGATGCGGACCAACGTGCTGGCCGACGGCGTGACGGTCGATCTCTATGGCCCGAATGTCAACGTTGGGGGCATCGGCTTCGGCCTCGACTTCGCGATCATCCTGGATCCGGCCAAGGCGAACACCCCGGAAGGCAAGAACTCGTTCTACTGGGGTGGTGCATTCGGTACGTGGTTCTGGATCGATCCGGTCAACGATCTGATCGCGGTGGGCATGATGCAGAACCTGGCCGGTAGCACACCCACTGGCGGCTCGCCTCAGGTGCGACCGCTCTCACGCCGACTGGTATACGAGGCACTGGTGGATCCCAAGAAATGA